From Humibacter ginsenosidimutans, a single genomic window includes:
- a CDS encoding mycothiol-dependent nitroreductase Rv2466c family protein: protein MTDVDFWFDPSCPWAWMTSRWVDEVSPHRDLDVTWHIMSLYVLNEDKDVSESYRAMLPRTLRYARLVTAVGELAGQRAVKPLYDALGTRIHPGHRKDVEAIVAESLAEVGLPADYARFADSDEFDARLRASHADGIGRVGQDVGTPVIAVNGTAFFGPVISPTPRGETALTLWDGIVAASSYDGFFELKRSRTRDPIFD from the coding sequence ATGACCGATGTCGATTTCTGGTTCGATCCCTCGTGCCCGTGGGCCTGGATGACGTCTCGCTGGGTGGACGAGGTGTCTCCGCACCGCGACCTCGACGTGACCTGGCACATCATGAGCCTCTACGTGCTCAACGAGGACAAAGACGTGTCGGAGTCCTACCGTGCGATGCTCCCGCGCACCCTTCGGTACGCACGGTTGGTGACCGCTGTGGGAGAGCTGGCCGGCCAGCGGGCCGTGAAGCCGCTCTACGACGCGTTGGGCACGCGCATCCACCCAGGCCACCGCAAAGACGTCGAGGCGATCGTCGCTGAGTCGCTCGCCGAGGTGGGGCTGCCCGCTGACTACGCGCGCTTCGCGGACTCGGACGAGTTCGACGCCAGGTTGCGTGCGAGTCACGCCGACGGCATCGGGCGGGTCGGGCAGGATGTCGGCACTCCGGTGATCGCCGTGAACGGCACGGCCTTCTTCGGTCCGGTCATCTCGCCGACGCCGCGTGGCGAGACGGCTCTCACGCTGTGGGACGGGATCGTCGCCGCGTCGTCGTACGACGGCTTCTTCGAGCTCAAGCGCTCGCGCACGCGCGATCCGATCTTCGACTGA